The following are encoded together in the Humulus lupulus chromosome 5, drHumLupu1.1, whole genome shotgun sequence genome:
- the LOC133779945 gene encoding uncharacterized protein LOC133779945 produces the protein MNEHSRAYLKRYRKLVHQINNMDKFVAMNLFRESFQKWSLLSDQLYLNLPRDLADIQMRAEACLRYWDQRRRGDGHHTVTKPVEGNPPLSDKRDKRRAENPLSNNKGGLKCSREDNNNKYPHIETTVHQHRTPPKSPLQVVEEYNVYPYIMVDEQSHHTLKQIPMIFIYEEPSIERKAKMKFEKRTEERLNRMHYLHHTVNYVASTYRYFPTHLITFTEDDLKKVNLPHVDALVIKLQVENFQLSRVLVDKGSSPKLLFYDTFQAVGILEERLRAPTFPIPSFNNTKVVPMGAIELKVTAAKCTLIIDFVVIDSYSS, from the exons ATGAATGAGCATTCACGAGCATACTTGAAAAGGTATAGGAAGTTGGTGCATCAAATTAATAACATGGATAAATTTGTGGCAATGAACCTATTTAGGGAGAGTTTTCAAAAATGGTCGTTGTTGAGTGATCAACTCTATCTAAATCTGCCAAGAGATCTTGCAGACATACAAATGAGGGCTGAGGCGTGTTTAAGATATTGGGATCAAAGAAGAAGAGGTGATGGGCACCACACTGTCACAAAACCTGTAGAGGGGAACCCACCTTTGAGTGATAAAAGGGATAAAAGAAGAGCAGAAAATCCCCTGTCGAACAATAAAGGAGGCCTGAAATGTTCAAGGGAGGATAACAACAATAAATACCCTCATATTGAAACTACAG TGCATCAGCATAGAACACCACCAAAGTCACCTTTGCAGGTAGTAGAAGAGTACAACGTCTATCCATACATAATGGTTGATGAGCAGTCACATCATACATTAAAACAGATCCCAATGATATTCATCTATGAAGAGCCCTCGATAGAAAGAAAAGCGAAGATGAAATTTGAAAAGAGAACGGAAGAAAGATTAAATAGGATGCACTACCTGCATCACACAGTCAACTATGTTGCTTCGACATATCGATATTTCCCTACACACCTCATCACCTTCACCGAAGATGATCTAAAGAAGGTAAATCTTCCACATGTCGATGCGTTGGTCATTAAGTTGCAGGTAGAGAATTTTCAGTTGAGTAGAGTACTAGTGGATAAGGGAAGTAGCCCAAAACTTCTCTTTTATGACACATTTCAAGCCGTGGGAATTCTAGAAGAAAGGTTAAGGGCACCCACATTCCCCATCCCCTCTTTCAACAATACAAAGGTAGTACCAATGGGAGCAATTGAGCTGAAGGTAACTGCTGCAAAATGTACTCTAATCATAGACTTCGTGGTTATCGACTCTTATTCGAGTTAA